The genomic region CTAAATCAGAATGTCGTTCAATTGCTAATCCGTAATGAAAAGGCACTTCTTCATTGATTAAAGTCGCAGTTTTCGATTCAGATTTTGATCATGCGACACGGTTTGTCCGAAATTCGAACGACATTCGTTTGCGACTAcatttgtataaataattgaaaaatataaaattctgcACGATCATACCGCAGAAGGATACTCAAATAAACATATACAAGAAAAACCTCAATGTAAACCCTATCCATCCACTCTGGACCGCTAGCGCGCGCTCTACATGACTCTGCTTTGAAGCATTATTATTAGTCGAAAAGCGAGGGAATCGCCTAAATCGAGTATGGGATGGTAATTCTATGACCATAAACTatcgaaaaacgaaaaaaaaaaacaaaaattctgttCGTCTACAATGTTTAACGCAAGTTGGAATTCTAGAGTGATAGACAAATCTACTGGTGTTGCAACCGTGTTCCTCGTAACCGAACcgctttacaaaaaaaactcgtGCGTTAATCAGACGTCACCTTTGCGTGCTCAAGATGAGGGTAATTATTGTTCCTCTTTCACCATAAAATTTCTCGATAATTCGACGATCAACAGCACTCACTACACGGCTCTAATCCGCAGgtcaaacaattaaataaaaatagccgAGGACCTCAGTGTGGAGAACGGTACTTATAACAAAGTAGAAAAACTTCCCTAAACCTTAAAACAAACGATGTCGTTTTTATACCTATTTGTCTCCACCGCCATTGTGCATGCACCCGGAGGTCTATATTTACCACAAAGAATCAACGACAATTCTTTACATTCATCACGCAATTAGTCGGTCATGGGAATTTGCACAAAAGATCTTGAAATCTGTCTTTAAACGTACCTATGATTATCTTTGCGTCGTCCAAAGCTGCTTTTACTTTACAGTTATGTGTCTTGAATCAAGGACGGGATGGGTTTAGGCCACTTGCCGATGGAGCTAACCCAGGGCGTATTGATCTGCAATAATACCAAAATACCATAGAGAAACAGTCAAGAGGCTTGATAGAAACGGTTGCAGTTCGCGTGTCTAGAGTTTCCTTGCATGAgtaaaaacatgtaaaaaagtttatataattttcGGGATATACACcgataaaaaacattaaaatcctTTACAAAGTTAGTTGATCCAAGAACTACAAGGCAAATTGCTACCTTGCTGAAAACGCAATCGATAACATGCCGAAGGCTCTAATTAGCTTTTACTTCACATTTCACTAATTACCCattaagctttaaaaaaattttgatacagTATTTTTGAAGACAATCCAACTGAAatgttttttcccaaattatCCTTACAGATAATTTTTCATCCTCAGGAAAAGAAGGATCGCTACCCTTCGGTCGCCCAGAACCAGATTTAACCGATGACCGACTGGCGCACATTCTGAATGAAGCCAACCAGTTTTCCTCGCATATCAAAACCGAGTCGGACACTCACAGCAATGAGGACTCGAAATCGCCACACGGCTGTAGCAGCCCCTTCTCCAAAGAGTCGTCTCTGAGCAAAAGGCTCAAGAAGTACGAAAATGACGATATTTCTCAGGAGAAGGTGGTCAGAATCTACCAGGAAGAACTGGCCAAGCTGATGGGCAGGAGAATGGAGGACATGCGCAGTCCCAGAGAAGGGTTTCCTCCTGGGTGAGTCTATTTCTTCATTAACTTATGAGCACCCGATTTTGAGCAGCACTAAACCTAATGTTCAGTATGTTCCTCCCCCAATTCTTCAGCAACAACCCCATGGATCGCTCCGAGGAAATTCGCATGGCTTTAGATGCTTATCATCGGGAAATTGCCAAGCTCAATCAAAACCAACCTGCGCAGATGCCTCTTGGACTTTTGGCCCTTCAACAGCAGGCTCTCGCCCAACACCAGCAAAGCCAGCAACAAGGCCAGCAAATGACTCCCCATCAGGTACCTTTTCTGACCTATAGCGAAtacaaaaagtaattaaaaagtttctcaGAGTTCGAATGGTGGTGTCCAAGATCTCTCCCTGCCGAAAGAGAAAGCCAAGACGGTGAACGGGCTGGACGATGGCAAggaaaaagaagacgattcgATGTCTAGACATTCCGCAAGCGCCTTTACTTTGGTCAGACCCAAACTGGAGCCTGGGACTGCGGCCAGTGGCAATAGCACAGCTTCCAGCCCCTTGGGAAATGCCATATTGCCTCCCATGACCCCTAGCAGTGAAGACTTTAGTGGTAAGTCCAGACAATACGTACAACTGAATAAcctattttaatacaaatatgTTCGTAGTTTCAGCGACAGCGTCTCCTCTACAGCGCATGGCCTCAATTACAAACTCCCTGATCTCACAGCCGCCATCTCAGCCACATCACTCAAGTAGCCAACGCCCCCTCAAGGCAGTATTGCCTCCTATCACCCAGCAGCAGTTTGATCTCTacaacaatttaaataccGAAGATATAGTCAAAAAAGTGAAGGAACAGCTTAGTCAATACTCAATATCACAACGGTTATTTGGGGAGAGCGTGTTAGGCCTCAGCCAAGGGTCAGTAAGCGATCTATTAGCCAGACCAAAACCATGGCATATGTTGACTCAGAAAGGTCGGGAGCCCTTTATAAGAATGAAGATGTTCTTAGAAGATGGGGACGCTGTGCATAAATTAGTTGCCAGTCAGTACAAGATTGCCCCTGAGAAGTTGATGAGGACTGGGGGATATGGAAACAGTGAGTGCCTCTCAGGCGCATCATGTTTGAGAGgtacaaatttgttttctgCAGGTTGTGCCACGCCATTATCGAAACCAAATCTCCCTCCAAACCAAAAAATGCTGTCAGAGGCTGCAGGCTTATTGAGTAAAATACAGCAAGATTCACAAGGTCTTTTACCAACTTCTATGCAGTTAGGTAAGTGATATTAGAGTTTTGGAGATGTACATAATATTAAATTCGGATTTTTCGATCGACCCACGTAAACGACTATTTAGTCCTTTCCATTTACGTTTTACACAGCTCTCCACCTTATCATTTTTACTTTCTATGTCTTATTCCCTTTGCTATCTCCCACCTCCAGTTATCTATCCTTGGTACGGTGTCTCAATTTTGGGAAATGTTCTAAAGGAGACTCGTACTTTGTGTGCCCGATCAACACAGGGTAACCAACATTTTCGATCTTTTAACTCCGAAATTTCTTATGTTTCATCAAATCGTCCTTCTCGTTAAAAATGCTGTTCTCGCAGCTTCACGGAAAGCTAAGCAATATCACTGTTTTCAGGCCCTCCTCAAGTGGCTCCACCCCAACCACCTCCATTAGGCCCCCCAGGCGCTCAAATACCTCAAAACCAACTTCTAAACCACCTCGGTCTTCCACCTCACCACGCTCTGGCACTTCAAAACCAGGAGATGTTAAAGAAGCAGCAGACCATGCAGAGCCTTTCTGCTCATTCACCGATGAGTCATCAGGGTATGAGAAACATGCACCAACATATGAGTCCGAGTGTTTACGAGATGGCTGCTTTAACCCAAGATTTAGATACGCAAGTGATTACTACGAAAATTAAAGAAGCGCTATTGGCAAACAATATAGGACAGAAGGTATTGAGGAGCTTTAGGTGTTTGAGTAAAATAAACCAAACGTTTGATTGTTTCCAGATTTTTGGTGAAGCTGTCTTAGGGTTATCTCAAGGTTCAGTAAGTGAGTTGCTCTCCAAGCCTAAGCCATGGCATATGCTGTCAATTAAGGGGCGAGAACCATTTATCCGAATGCAGCTGTGGCTGCAAGACACCCATAACATAGATAGGTAACATTGACagtaaaataagaataatattgACACCAGTAACTAATTTTGTCTTTCAATGAAATCTGTAGGTTGCAAGCATTGAAAAATGAACGCAGAGAGGCGAATAAACGTCGACGAAGTTCTGGTCCGGGTCACGATAACTCCAGTGATACTTCCAGCAATGACACTTCGGAATTCTACCACTCAAATAGCCCTGGACCACAAGGCCCAGCCAGCGCAAAGAAACAAAGAGTCCTCTTCAGTGAAGAGCAGAAAGAAGCACTACGTCTTGCTTTCGCACTGGATCCCTACCCCAACGTAGCAACTATAGAATTCTTGGCTCAAGAACTGACTTTGAGCAGTAGAACTATTACCAATTGGTTCCACAACCATCGAATGCGACTGAAGCAGCAGGTGCCCCATGGCATGCCTTCCGATCTTCCCCCACGCGACCAAAACTCCTCACAGCAGCCCTTCGACCCTGTGCATTTTAGAGTATTGCTGAACCAAAGACTTATGGAGCTCAGTAAGGAAAGAATGGGGCTAGCAGGAGTTCCACTGCCTTACCCTCCTTACCTTGCGGCCAACACAAGTTTGGCGGCGTTGATATCGAGAGGTTTGCTGCCCACCGGTAAGTTGTGAAATCAATGGCAGTCTACTTTTAGgaatatgaaaatatgtttttgcaggAGATATGAGTGACCTCTCAGCATTGAACAACGCAGTCAAAGAACAAATGAGCGGTTTAGACTTAAGTATGACATCATTGAAGCGAGAACCTACAGAATTTGAAGACGAAGATGATGTCGAATCAAACGCAGGCTCTGAAGACTCCAATAATTCTGGCAGTTTACAAGACGACCCCAAAAATGTCAGCAAGGAGGCGAACATTTCCAGgtaatatttatgaaatgttGATGAATAAAGCAGGAACGTCAAGAGcatgtttatttttcagtgcAAACCCGCACCAAGGTAGATCCTCGCGACGGAAACCTGCCGCCCCCATGTGGGTAAACCCACATTGGGAAGAAGAAAAGAACTCCCACCAAGGCCAGGAAAAAGCCACGACCAACCAAGATGAAGTCATAATCAATGGTGTGTGTGTAATGCAGACAGATGACAATTACACTCCTCGAAGGACTTCTACAGAAGAAACCATTCGAGTGGAACCTCAGGCGGTCTTGGACCGGTACGAAGATGATAGGAGCGACACCAGCAGCGTGAGCAATGAGGGTATCCATGAACAAACGCATGAGTGTGAGAGAGACAACAGACATGAGGCTGACTCGGAGATTACCGAAGTGAGAACGGAAGAGGCCGAGGTTGACAGAGATAGTGACAGTGATAGGAAACAAATGAAGACGGAAACTGAGGAGGAAAGATGGGGTGATTTGATGTGAATTAGAAGGAGGTAAATTCAGGAATTTTAACCGAATTTGTGTTGGTGAAATAAACTCCAAAGAAATCGCGTAAATTAAGTACTGCCAATAGATGAAGACGAAAGTTGTGGACGTTTCAGAAGTATTAAAACAGCCCTTTACGCGAGGGTGAACTATGTATATGACGGGATGAAGACGTTGTCTGAAGGCGCAAAGTATGTATAAAAGTTGAACCAGTGCAATCATCCGAAATAATGAGGATTCAAAACAttgttaagtaattttttggtaCGGCTAGGGGGTATGTATCTAATCTACAAAAATCATTTCTTAAGGTGCTGCTATCGGAACTTCCAACAGTTTTTATGCTTTAGAACAGTTTTTATTAGCACTGCATATAATATGTGACTTGGaatgttattgaaatttctcaTAAGTGGCTGAGAGTCAAAGATATCTGTTCACTAATTTTTCTATGGAACTTATCACCAAAGGTCCATgtgacataatttttattaagacAATGTACAACGCTTGAATATAGACccgaaacaaaaataatgtttcatttttaccactttttacaaattgcttCTACTGTGTTGTCTCATTTCATGGCCCTGTTGGTGCCCCATAAAAGGAACTTGGCATTCAACATTTGGTGAACTGATTAGTTCGAAACCTTTTAACAGCAGTCTTAACATAAGCAACGACTTCTAATGGCTGAACCTTGCCAGCTGATTAATCAACAGAAAAAAAAGCGtctgaaaaaattcataaacatACCAATAGTATAAAGGCATAAACAGTGAGGAAACCATACTGGGAAGACAAGCTTTTGAAGGTAAAAGCAGCGAAACCTTCAATTCGTCTGAGATTAGCAAATTCTAAGATTTCATTTACTGTCATTGGATGGCAGGACATCACTTTTTTACAACGGACTAGAAAGTATTGGCTACTTTCTTTCGCATTTGTCTACctgaaagtaatttttgcctGTAAGAAATGAAAAGTTTCCCTAAAGTATTCACAAAACCTTTCGATCCCTGTTTTCTGTTTTTCCAATCTCTGTCtgaaaaaatttccaagagcAGTCACCTTTCTGTCActtacagtaaaaaaaaacatcttgtATTATTGCCCTATCATATGTACTCCACTTTCACATAAGTTAGCCTCGAGAATGTTACTTTACTTAAGACTAATTAGTATAGAGGAAAACAATGTACTTACGTACTCTCTAGCGAGAGATGTCCCAGAGCACATGCAATATATATAGGGGAGTTCTAAGAAGTGGGGTatcaaatataatatttttggataacTTCTCGAAATATCTGTACGAATTGAAACCAAAGAATCATGGACATGTTTTGACAGAAAAGTCCTTGGTTTTCCTCATCTGTTTTTCTTGTAGCCAAACTTTCACTGCTTGTCttaactgaatttaaaaagaaaatttatgtgGGCCAttaataagttaataaataaaatttagaaagcAGATACTTTTCACCTACAGAAGCAATAACTTCGTTTTCGTACGTGGTTGTAAACAAAAGC from Euwallacea fornicatus isolate EFF26 chromosome 29, ASM4011564v1, whole genome shotgun sequence harbors:
- the cut gene encoding homeobox protein cut isoform X5 — protein: MQPTTAANVPPSGGEMDLQTMQSMEWLFKKERIYLLAQFWQQRATLAEKEVTTLKEQLSGNNGTNNCENKDTSNMDRQSFESEIATKDKEINQLLEEVQRLQGCITKIQESSITQISRLEDQLEQKRQHIVRLETKLDLQKDYEELRRQVTILRSNLVNDPQGKDIELLLEKTRVQVQEQRDKSPSRESDDGVVKSTTPLLESKVEKSSTASTPQPIEHSPVENLVNGNPKSPHEDNNNHNNHNNNIPLPATFVNNFLRSEDSLKSPYRFEEHRSPFKFAEDLGMAPGSMVGRLGESLIPKGDPMEAKLQEMLRYNMDKYASQNLDTLNISRRVRELLSIHNIGQRLFAKYVLGLSQGTVSELLSKPKPWDKLTEKGRDSYRKMHAWACDEAAIMLLKSLIPKKDNFSSSGKEGSLPFGRPEPDLTDDRLAHILNEANQFSSHIKTESDTHSNEDSKSPHGCSSPFSKESSLSKRLKKYENDDISQEKVVRIYQEELAKLMGRRMEDMRSPREGFPPGMFLPQFFSNNPMDRSEEIRMALDAYHREIAKLNQNQPAQMPLGLLALQQQALAQHQQSQQQGQQMTPHQSSNGGVQDLSLPKEKAKTVNGLDDGKEKEDDSMSRHSASAFTLVRPKLEPGTAASGNSTASSPLGNAILPPMTPSSEDFSVSATASPLQRMASITNSLISQPPSQPHHSSSQRPLKAVLPPITQQQFDLYNNLNTEDIVKKVKEQLSQYSISQRLFGESVLGLSQGSVSDLLARPKPWHMLTQKGREPFIRMKMFLEDGDAVHKLVASQYKIAPEKLMRTGGYGNSECLSGASCLRGTNLFSAGCATPLSKPNLPPNQKMLSEAAGLLSKIQQDSQGLLPTSMQLGPPQVAPPQPPPLGPPGAQIPQNQLLNHLGLPPHHALALQNQEMLKKQQTMQSLSAHSPMSHQGMRNMHQHMSPSVYEMAALTQDLDTQVITTKIKEALLANNIGQKIFGEAVLGLSQGSVSELLSKPKPWHMLSIKGREPFIRMQLWLQDTHNIDRLQALKNERREANKRRRSSGPGHDNSSDTSSNDTSEFYHSNSPGPQGPASAKKQRVLFSEEQKEALRLAFALDPYPNVATIEFLAQELTLSSRTITNWFHNHRMRLKQQVPHGMPSDLPPRDQNSSQQPFDPVHFRVLLNQRLMELSKERMGLAGVPLPYPPYLAANTSLAALISRGLLPTGDMSDLSALNNAVKEQMSGLDLSMTSLKREPTEFEDEDDVESNAGSEDSNNSGSLQDDPKNVSKEANISSANPHQGRSSRRKPAAPMWVNPHWEEEKNSHQGQEKATTNQDEVIINGVCVMQTDDNYTPRRTSTEETIRVEPQAVLDRYEDDRSDTSSVSNEGIHEQTHECERDNRHEADSEITEVRTEEAEVDRDSDSDRKQMKTETEEERWGDLM
- the cut gene encoding homeobox protein cut isoform X4; the protein is MQPTTAANVPPSGGEMDLQTMQSMEWLFKKERIYLLAQFWQQRATLAEKEVTTLKEQLSGNNGTNNCENKDTSNMDRQSFESEIATKDKEINQLLEEVQRLQGCITKIQESSITQISRLEDQLEQKRQHIVRLETKLDLQKDYEELRRQVTILRSNLVNDPQGKDIELLLEKTRVQVQEQRDKSPSRESDGVADHQSALQLPTLPVSPPSSLPHPFQNVDAFGSLLGEEIVSSWRKNIESHQKSPSVDGVVKSTTPLLESKVEKSSTASTPQPIEHSPVENLVNGNPKSPHEDNNNHNNHNNNIPLPATFVNNFLRSEDSLKSPYRFEEHRSPFKFAEDLGMAPGSMVGRLGESLIPKGDPMEAKLQEMLRYNMDKYASQNLDTLNISRRVRELLSIHNIGQRLFAKYVLGLSQGTVSELLSKPKPWDKLTEKGRDSYRKMHAWACDEAAIMLLKSLIPKKDNFSSSGKEGSLPFGRPEPDLTDDRLAHILNEANQFSSHIKTESDTHSNEDSKSPHGCSSPFSKESSLSKRLKKYENDDISQEKVVRIYQEELAKLMGRRMEDMRSPREGFPPGMFLPQFFSNNPMDRSEEIRMALDAYHREIAKLNQNQPAQMPLGLLALQQQALAQHQQSQQQGQQMTPHQSSNGGVQDLSLPKEKAKTVNGLDDGKEKEDDSMSRHSASAFTLVRPKLEPGTAASGNSTASSPLGNAILPPMTPSSEDFSVSATASPLQRMASITNSLISQPPSQPHHSSSQRPLKAVLPPITQQQFDLYNNLNTEDIVKKVKEQLSQYSISQRLFGESVLGLSQGSVSDLLARPKPWHMLTQKGREPFIRMKMFLEDGDAVHKLVASQYKIAPEKLMRTGGYGNSCATPLSKPNLPPNQKMLSEAAGLLSKIQQDSQGLLPTSMQLGPPQVAPPQPPPLGPPGAQIPQNQLLNHLGLPPHHALALQNQEMLKKQQTMQSLSAHSPMSHQGMRNMHQHMSPSVYEMAALTQDLDTQVITTKIKEALLANNIGQKIFGEAVLGLSQGSVSELLSKPKPWHMLSIKGREPFIRMQLWLQDTHNIDRLQALKNERREANKRRRSSGPGHDNSSDTSSNDTSEFYHSNSPGPQGPASAKKQRVLFSEEQKEALRLAFALDPYPNVATIEFLAQELTLSSRTITNWFHNHRMRLKQQVPHGMPSDLPPRDQNSSQQPFDPVHFRVLLNQRLMELSKERMGLAGVPLPYPPYLAANTSLAALISRGLLPTGDMSDLSALNNAVKEQMSGLDLSMTSLKREPTEFEDEDDVESNAGSEDSNNSGSLQDDPKNVSKEANISSANPHQGRSSRRKPAAPMWVNPHWEEEKNSHQGQEKATTNQDEVIINGVCVMQTDDNYTPRRTSTEETIRVEPQAVLDRYEDDRSDTSSVSNEGIHEQTHECERDNRHEADSEITEVRTEEAEVDRDSDSDRKQMKTETEEERWGDLM
- the cut gene encoding homeobox protein cut isoform X6; its protein translation is MANSSTGSSDINQLLEEVQRLQGCITKIQESSITQISRLEDQLEQKRQHIVRLETKLDLQKDYEELRRQVTILRSNLVNDPQGKDIELLLEKTRVQVQEQRDKSPSRESDGVADHQSALQLPTLPVSPPSSLPHPFQNVDAFGSLLGEEIVSSWRKNIESHQKSPSVDGVVKSTTPLLESKVEKSSTASTPQPIEHSPVENLVNGNPKSPHEDNNNHNNHNNNIPLPATFVNNFLRSEDSLKSPYRFEEHRSPFKFAEDLGMAPGSMVGRLGESLIPKGDPMEAKLQEMLRYNMDKYASQNLDTLNISRRVRELLSIHNIGQRLFAKYVLGLSQGTVSELLSKPKPWDKLTEKGRDSYRKMHAWACDEAAIMLLKSLIPKKDNFSSSGKEGSLPFGRPEPDLTDDRLAHILNEANQFSSHIKTESDTHSNEDSKSPHGCSSPFSKESSLSKRLKKYENDDISQEKVVRIYQEELAKLMGRRMEDMRSPREGFPPGMFLPQFFSNNPMDRSEEIRMALDAYHREIAKLNQNQPAQMPLGLLALQQQALAQHQQSQQQGQQMTPHQSSNGGVQDLSLPKEKAKTVNGLDDGKEKEDDSMSRHSASAFTLVRPKLEPGTAASGNSTASSPLGNAILPPMTPSSEDFSVSATASPLQRMASITNSLISQPPSQPHHSSSQRPLKAVLPPITQQQFDLYNNLNTEDIVKKVKEQLSQYSISQRLFGESVLGLSQGSVSDLLARPKPWHMLTQKGREPFIRMKMFLEDGDAVHKLVASQYKIAPEKLMRTGGYGNSECLSGASCLRGTNLFSAGCATPLSKPNLPPNQKMLSEAAGLLSKIQQDSQGLLPTSMQLGPPQVAPPQPPPLGPPGAQIPQNQLLNHLGLPPHHALALQNQEMLKKQQTMQSLSAHSPMSHQGMRNMHQHMSPSVYEMAALTQDLDTQVITTKIKEALLANNIGQKIFGEAVLGLSQGSVSELLSKPKPWHMLSIKGREPFIRMQLWLQDTHNIDRLQALKNERREANKRRRSSGPGHDNSSDTSSNDTSEFYHSNSPGPQGPASAKKQRVLFSEEQKEALRLAFALDPYPNVATIEFLAQELTLSSRTITNWFHNHRMRLKQQVPHGMPSDLPPRDQNSSQQPFDPVHFRVLLNQRLMELSKERMGLAGVPLPYPPYLAANTSLAALISRGLLPTGDMSDLSALNNAVKEQMSGLDLSMTSLKREPTEFEDEDDVESNAGSEDSNNSGSLQDDPKNVSKEANISSANPHQGRSSRRKPAAPMWVNPHWEEEKNSHQGQEKATTNQDEVIINGVCVMQTDDNYTPRRTSTEETIRVEPQAVLDRYEDDRSDTSSVSNEGIHEQTHECERDNRHEADSEITEVRTEEAEVDRDSDSDRKQMKTETEEERWGDLM
- the cut gene encoding homeobox protein cut isoform X3; translation: MQPTTAANVPPSGGEMDLQTMQSMEWLFKKERIYLLAQFWQQRATLAEKEVTTLKEQLSGNNGTNNCENKDTSNMDRQSFESEIATKDKEINQLLEEVQRLQGCITKIQESSITQISRLEDQLEQKRQHIVRLETKLDLQKDYEELRRQVTILRSNLVNDPQGKDIELLLEKTRVQVQEQRDKSPSRESDGVADHQSALQLPTLPVSPPSSLPHPFQNVDAFGSLLGEEIVSSWRKNIESHQKSPSVDGVVKSTTPLLESKVEKSSTASTPQPIEHSPVENLVNGNPKSPHEDNNNHNNHNNNIPLPATFVNNFLRSEDSLKSPYRFEEHRSPFKFAEDLGMAPGSMVGRLGESLIPKGDPMEAKLQEMLRYNMDKYASQNLDTLNISRRVRELLSIHNIGQRLFAKYVLGLSQGTVSELLSKPKPWDKLTEKGRDSYRKMHAWACDEAAIMLLKSLIPKKDNFSSSGKEGSLPFGRPEPDLTDDRLAHILNEANQFSSHIKTESDTHSNEDSKSPHGCSSPFSKESSLSKRLKKYENDDISQEKVVRIYQEELAKLMGRRMEDMRSPREGFPPGNNPMDRSEEIRMALDAYHREIAKLNQNQPAQMPLGLLALQQQALAQHQQSQQQGQQMTPHQSSNGGVQDLSLPKEKAKTVNGLDDGKEKEDDSMSRHSASAFTLVRPKLEPGTAASGNSTASSPLGNAILPPMTPSSEDFSVSATASPLQRMASITNSLISQPPSQPHHSSSQRPLKAVLPPITQQQFDLYNNLNTEDIVKKVKEQLSQYSISQRLFGESVLGLSQGSVSDLLARPKPWHMLTQKGREPFIRMKMFLEDGDAVHKLVASQYKIAPEKLMRTGGYGNSECLSGASCLRGTNLFSAGCATPLSKPNLPPNQKMLSEAAGLLSKIQQDSQGLLPTSMQLGPPQVAPPQPPPLGPPGAQIPQNQLLNHLGLPPHHALALQNQEMLKKQQTMQSLSAHSPMSHQGMRNMHQHMSPSVYEMAALTQDLDTQVITTKIKEALLANNIGQKIFGEAVLGLSQGSVSELLSKPKPWHMLSIKGREPFIRMQLWLQDTHNIDRLQALKNERREANKRRRSSGPGHDNSSDTSSNDTSEFYHSNSPGPQGPASAKKQRVLFSEEQKEALRLAFALDPYPNVATIEFLAQELTLSSRTITNWFHNHRMRLKQQVPHGMPSDLPPRDQNSSQQPFDPVHFRVLLNQRLMELSKERMGLAGVPLPYPPYLAANTSLAALISRGLLPTGDMSDLSALNNAVKEQMSGLDLSMTSLKREPTEFEDEDDVESNAGSEDSNNSGSLQDDPKNVSKEANISSANPHQGRSSRRKPAAPMWVNPHWEEEKNSHQGQEKATTNQDEVIINGVCVMQTDDNYTPRRTSTEETIRVEPQAVLDRYEDDRSDTSSVSNEGIHEQTHECERDNRHEADSEITEVRTEEAEVDRDSDSDRKQMKTETEEERWGDLM
- the cut gene encoding homeobox protein cut isoform X1 translates to MQPTTAANVPPSGGEMDLQTMQSMEWLFKKERIYLLAQFWQQRATLAEKEVTTLKEQLSGNNGTNNCENKDTSNMDRQSFESEIATKDKEINQLLEEVQRLQGCITKIQESSITQISRLEDQLEQKRQHIVRLETKLDLQKDYEELRRQVTILRSNLVNDPQGKDIELLLEKTRVQVQEQRDKSPSRESDGVADHQSALQLPTLPVSPPSSLPHPFQNVDAFGSLLGEEIVSSWRKNIESHQKSPSVDGVVKSTTPLLESKVEKSSTASTPQPIEHSPVENLVNGNPKSPHEDNNNHNNHNNNIPLPATFVNNFLRSEDSLKSPYRFEEHRSPFKFAEDLGMAPGSMVGRLGESLIPKGDPMEAKLQEMLRYNMDKYASQNLDTLNISRRVRELLSIHNIGQRLFAKYVLGLSQGTVSELLSKPKPWDKLTEKGRDSYRKMHAWACDEAAIMLLKSLIPKKDNFSSSGKEGSLPFGRPEPDLTDDRLAHILNEANQFSSHIKTESDTHSNEDSKSPHGCSSPFSKESSLSKRLKKYENDDISQEKVVRIYQEELAKLMGRRMEDMRSPREGFPPGMFLPQFFSNNPMDRSEEIRMALDAYHREIAKLNQNQPAQMPLGLLALQQQALAQHQQSQQQGQQMTPHQSSNGGVQDLSLPKEKAKTVNGLDDGKEKEDDSMSRHSASAFTLVRPKLEPGTAASGNSTASSPLGNAILPPMTPSSEDFSVSATASPLQRMASITNSLISQPPSQPHHSSSQRPLKAVLPPITQQQFDLYNNLNTEDIVKKVKEQLSQYSISQRLFGESVLGLSQGSVSDLLARPKPWHMLTQKGREPFIRMKMFLEDGDAVHKLVASQYKIAPEKLMRTGGYGNSECLSGASCLRGTNLFSAGCATPLSKPNLPPNQKMLSEAAGLLSKIQQDSQGLLPTSMQLGPPQVAPPQPPPLGPPGAQIPQNQLLNHLGLPPHHALALQNQEMLKKQQTMQSLSAHSPMSHQGMRNMHQHMSPSVYEMAALTQDLDTQVITTKIKEALLANNIGQKIFGEAVLGLSQGSVSELLSKPKPWHMLSIKGREPFIRMQLWLQDTHNIDRLQALKNERREANKRRRSSGPGHDNSSDTSSNDTSEFYHSNSPGPQGPASAKKQRVLFSEEQKEALRLAFALDPYPNVATIEFLAQELTLSSRTITNWFHNHRMRLKQQVPHGMPSDLPPRDQNSSQQPFDPVHFRVLLNQRLMELSKERMGLAGVPLPYPPYLAANTSLAALISRGLLPTGDMSDLSALNNAVKEQMSGLDLSMTSLKREPTEFEDEDDVESNAGSEDSNNSGSLQDDPKNVSKEANISSANPHQGRSSRRKPAAPMWVNPHWEEEKNSHQGQEKATTNQDEVIINGVCVMQTDDNYTPRRTSTEETIRVEPQAVLDRYEDDRSDTSSVSNEGIHEQTHECERDNRHEADSEITEVRTEEAEVDRDSDSDRKQMKTETEEERWGDLM